The DNA sequence CTGCGAGCCGTCGGGCAGCTCCGGCAGCCCCAGCTCAGCCAGCACGGCGCTGACCTCGCCGCCGGGCAGCTCGCCCAGCTTGACCCGCGTCCACCCCTGCTCGGTGACGATCTCGTCGAATCCCTTGATCGCCGGCTGAACTTGATACAGGTCCACCACCACCGCGTCGCGCTCGCCCTTGAGGCCGACGGTGACCTCCTGGGCGGCGGTGGCCTGCAGGCGCGCGAGCTCGGCGCTAAGGTGCTCGCCGAGCTCGGCAGGATCCTCGGCGTAGTAGTATTGGCCGCCGCTGCGATCAGCGATGCGGGTGAGGTACTCCTCATCGAAGTCGAGGCCGATGCCGATGGTGGTTATGCCCGCGCCCAGGGTGCGCAGCGCCTCGATGCGAGCCAGGGTGTCGGAGGGATCGTGGACGATGCCGTCGGTCATGATGATGACGCGGGCGACGGCCCCGGGCTGCGATGATCGCTCAACCTGCTTGGCGGCCAGTTCGACCGCCTGCGCCATCCTGGTGCCGTCGCCGAGTTCGAACGCGGTCGAATCGGTCAGGAGCTCGTTGATGACCTCGAACATCTGGCCCTTGTCCAGACCGCGGACCCCGTCATAGACCGTGTTGGCGCGATCGGCGAAGGCGACCACGGAGGCGCTGTCGCTGTCGCCGAGGGCGCCGACCACGCGCTTGATGGCGCGCGCGGCGGTGACCAGGGGGCGGGTGGCGGCGGACTGCAGTTCCTGCAGGGTGCGCCCGGTGAAGATGGCGCCCTCGCGGCGGTCGGCGGTGACCATCCGCAGCTCGCCGCGGCTGCGCGCCAGATCGCTCCAGCGCGCGATCTCCTCCGGCGAGAGCTGGAAGCGCCGCATGGTGCCGCTGCAGTCGAGGACAAAGCAGATGTCAATCGGCACCCGCCGCTCCGGGGCGGCGGAGGGCAGGAGCTTCACTAGCAGGTGCATCTGCCGGTCTTCACCGCTGGCGGCGCCCACCGCTGCCCGCTCGGGGGTGATGTTGATGTCAATGCCGTTGCTCATGTCTTCCCCTGTTCACTTGGTGCGCTTGCCGCGCGCGGCGACGCGCGCGCGCAGCGAGTCGTAGATGCCGCCGAAGACATCCACCTGGACGTCCACCTGAGCTTCATGTCCGTCGGCGGCGCGAAATCCGATGCGCGCGGCGTGGGAGCCCTTGGGCAGAACCTGTGCGTCAACCTTGACGACGAGATCGGCGCTGTCCGACGGTTCCAGGTGCAACTGGCGTGGGGTGACCTCGATCCCCTGGGCTCCGGTCACGAAGCAGGCGACGTCCGCACCCTGCTCCCCGATGTTGCGCACCCCGAGATGCGCCTGCTGGCGCCTGCCAACCTGGAGGTTGACGTAGAGCGAGGCCTGCGAGACTTGCAGAGTCGCAGCCTGCGGCACCACCGCGATGGCGCAAGGGACGGTGACCCGGCCCATTTGGTATGTAATTTCCAGGTCCGCGTGCAACTCCACCCCGCGTTCGCCGATGCGATCAGGGTAGGCGATGACGGTCAGCGGCACCTCGTCCCCGACGAATGCGACCTCGCGTTCCTCGGCGGTGTCCGGCGCCGTCAGCCGCAGCCACTCCGCCCGCACCCGCGCTTTGCCCTCCAGTCTCTGCGCGCCGCGGTTGGTCAGCGTCACCACGCGCCGCTCGTGTCCACGGCCGCTGACCTCGTCGAAGTCCACCGCCGGCGGGTTAAGCTCGAGCGCGGGTGGCCCCTTGGTTCGCAGGTCCTCCAGCATCTCCCGCGCATTCTGGTAGCGATAGTTGCGATCGAAGCTCATGGCGCGGATGAGCACACTCACGAGCCCCGGATGGATGTCGCTCAGTTCGCGCAGCAGCGGCCCCACCAGACGCCCGCTTTGCCCGTCTATGTCATCCTGCGTCGGCCGCCGCCCCAGCAGCATTTCGTAGAGCACACAGCCCAAGGCGAACACGTCTATGCGCCGGTGCGCCTCCAGGTCACCGCGCGCGAGCATGTCGCGGATCTCCGGCGCCATGTATCCGTCTGAGCCGTAGAAGTCAGACTGGCGATCGCCCGGGACGTGGGCCGAGCCCATGTCGAGGATGACGGGGTCGCCGGTCGCGGCGAGCTTGATATTGTCAGGCTTGAGATCGTGGTGGATAATCCCGTGCTCGTGGAGATAGACCGCCGCCTCGCAAAGCTTGAGCGCCCACCTGATGACTTGCGTTTCGGGCAGGTGCGGGTCGCGCTCCAGGATCTCCGCCAGGGTCGGTCCCTCGACATATTCCTGCACCAGGTAGGCGCGATCGTCGAAAGCGAAGTCATCGAGGTAGTCCGGCACCAGCGGATGGCTGCCCATGCGCCGCAGCACCTCCCGCTCCTGTTGGTAGAGGTGCTGGAAGTCCCCCTTTTGCCGGGGATCCGCGGGAATGCGATACTCCTTGAGCGCGACCTTGACGCCGTCGTCTCGCGTCGCAAGGTAAACCAGGGCAAAGGTGCCCCCACCGATGAGGCGCTCGATGCGGTAGCGCCCGGACTCGGGGAGGGCTTGCCCCGGGGTAAGCGCGAGTTCGTCGCGGTATCGTCGCCGCGTGGGCATGGGGCGACCTCACTGGAGGCGAACCGTGAGCTTGCAGTTCTCCCCGAGACGTATCTCGTCGCCGTCAGCCAAGGGCATCTCTTGTTGGCGCGGTATTTGCCGCCCGTTGACAATGGTGCCATTGGTGCTGCCGAGGTCAATGATGCGATACCCGCCCGCGCCCCGCCGGATCTCGGCGTGCCGACGCGATACGGCGGAGTCCATGCTCAGATCAACGTCCGGCCGCAGCCCCGCGGCGGGATCGCTGCGCCCGATGGTGACGACCTCCCGCTCGAGGGCGCAGAAGCCGCCGAGGCCGCCCACGGCGATCTCCAGGCGCGGCCCGGTCGGCGGCGGTGTCGCGGATGACGGCGTCGCCGGCGCAGCCGCGGCCGCCATGCCTGGATCCGCGGGCATCGCCACTTCGGCAGGCTGGCCTTGTTCACCCGCTTCTGCTGGCAGGTCCAGGGGGAAAGCCGCAACTTCGGGCAGGTCAAGCTCCGTATCCGTCAAAGCGCCGCCGCAGGAGGCACAGATCGCTTCGCCGGGCTGAGCTTCCTTGCCACACTCCTGACAGTACATGGCGAACTCCTTGGCCGCCCCGAATATCGGGGCGAGACAACCGCGACTTCAGCGAAATCGCGTCCTTGTTGGGGCCTACTTCGGCGACGCGCCCTCCATCGCCACCAGCATCAGCAGCGCCGCCGTGCATTTCGGATCCTGGTTCCAGGCCTGTTCGAACTGCGCCTTGGCGTCAGCCACCTTGCCCTGGGCGAGTAGTGCGTTGCCCAGGTTGTAACGCAGCGTAGTGCGATCCGGCCCCAGTTTAAGCGCGCGCCGGAAGGCGTTCTCCGCATCCGCATAGCGCCGCGCCGCGTAATATGCCGCTCCCAGGTGCCCTATCACCCGCACGCTGCCCGGCATCGCCTCCGCCGCCTCCTCCAGCAGGCGCACGGCATCTTCAGTATTCCCATGCTTGTGCGCTTGGATACCGGCGTCCGCCGCGCGCGCCGCCTCAGCGCCTGCGCCGACCGCGGGCGAAACGGCCGGCTCGGGTGCCGGTTGCTCGCGGGCCGCCGGTGCTCGCGCGTCCGGCCTTGCGCGGCCCCTCGCCTCGCCCCGCTCGCGCAGGACGCCCGAGAGGGCGATCGCGACCTGCCGCGCCGTGCGAAACCTGTCGCGCGGGCGCGCCGCCAACATGCGCATGATGACGTCGTCCACCGCGGCGGGCACGTTGCCATTGGCCGCGCTCGGAGGCGGGACCTCGGTCCCCGCGGGCATCCCGCCGACCAGCGCCTGCCACATGATGAGGCCCAGGGAGTAGAGGTCGGAGCGGGCGTCAACCGGCAGCCCCATGCCTTGCTCGGGGGACTTGTACGGATAGGGATTGCCTGGCGCCTCCACCAGCATGCTCAAGGGGTCTATGGCCTTGGCGATGCCGAAACCTGTCAGTCGCAGCTCACCGCCATCGGCGACCAAGATCCCGCCGGGATGCAGGGCGCCGTGGGCGATGCCGTTCTTGTGCGCGTGGTCAAGGGCCTCCAGCGCCTGGCCGAGCAGAGCGAGCACTTCCGGCGCCGGCAGGGGCCCTCTCTCCTCGATCATGCGGGCCAGCGGGCGCCCGTCGAAGTAGTCGAGCACCACGTAGAAGTTGGGCTCGTCGTGGGCGAAATGGTTGACATGCAAGATGCCGCGATGGGCGAGCCCCCCGGCCTTGCGCATGCGGCTGTGGAACCGGTCAGGGAAATCGAGGTCGCGCGCCAGCTCGCCGGGTATGACTTGGATGATGACGGAGGCGCCCAGCGAGGGACTGGTAGCCTGGAAAAGCCGGCTCATGGCGTCCCTGCCGATCTCCCCCGTGACCCGGTAGTTGTGCACAATATGCGCCGTCAACTTGTCCACAGGCCCGTCGGCCACCGGATCAACGCCTCCTTCCAAGCAGGTTACGGCTATAGGCTTCTCTCAAGGGGCCGGTTTTCCCTTCCGTCGCGCAGACCGTGGGAGGACCATGGCCGGGGATGCAGAAGCATATCCTTGCGCGCCGCCACCATACCTGCGCTGCCGCAGCAGGGAGCGAGCATAGCTCGTGCAGCGTGCCGCAAGGAAAGGCATGAGTCCGGCCCACGAGGAATGGGAGGGCGCCCTGACCGTTCTCTCCGTCGGGGAGGACGAGGCCACCATCCGCGACTTTCGCTGCGATTGCCGCGGCGAAACCAGTTGCCGCGCAGAGCTGGGGGAGATCGTCCAGTTGCTGGAGCGTCGGCGCGCCGACGTCGCGGTGTTCTACTGCCACCCCGATCTGGCGGGCGGCCTGGTCGAGCAACTGCGCCGCAGCGACAAGAGCGTTCCCCCGATCGTGATCGCGACGCATCCCGACAGCGACCAGGCGGGGGTCGGCGTATGCGTGTGGCTGCCGGGGCTTTCCGCAGCCGCCCATCCCTACGATATCCTGGCGCGGCTCTACCAGGCGCTGTGCGCCGTCCAGGGCGCCGGGCCGAACGGGGGCGGGGACCGATCGGGCTCATCCGTCGTCCCCGCGGGTGACGCCGCTGCGGTGATCGAGGGGCCGGCGCGCGCACAGCCGCCGGCCCGATATGAACCCGCATCGCCGCCGGCGAACCCGCCCGATGGCGCCTCCCCTAACAGCGCAGCGGGCGACTCACCCACAGCGGACGAAGATCCCGCAGGTGCGGTGGTAGTCGGAGCCGATGACGACCGGGCGCCGTCAGCCGAGGTGAGCGAACTCGGCGCCCGCCTTGAGCGAATCCTGGAACAGCGCCTGCGACGGAAACCACACGCCTGAGGAGCAGCGACATGCCGGACAACCGCCGCGGCGTGCGGCGCGGTGAGAGCAATCGGGCGCCCATCATGCGGGCTCCCTCTGAGCAGGGCGCAGGGGAGGACCCACCGGTGCCACTACACGTGCTGGCTCGACTCGGGCGCCTATGGCGCGGCCGAAGCGATGACCTGGCGGACAGCCTCGAAGGCGGGGATCGCATCGCCCAGCTCCACGCGCTGCGCGGTCTGGGCTTCCTTTCCGCCCGCCGCCGGCGGCAGTTGGAGCCAAGCCTGCTACGGCTGTTGGCCACCGCGGAAGAGGAGGTGCGGCGCGAGGCGCGCCGCGCCATGCGCGGCCTGTACTCGCTGGAGCAGGTGCAGCAGCGCATAGAGCACGGTGCGCCCGAACAGCGGGCGGCGGCGCTGCGCGACGAAGCGACGATTCCTTTGCTGTTCCGGGAGGCGGCCGGCTCCGATGCCGTGGTGCGCGACGCGGCGGTTGCCGAGCTGGTGGCGATCGGCGGGGAGCAGGTGGTGTGCGGAGCGATCGAGGCGCTGCAGGTGGACGATCCGGGGATGCACGGCGCTGCGGTGGAGGTGCTGCGGGCGATGGGGGAGGCGGCGAGTTCGCTGCTGGTGCGGGCGTTGGGTGCTCCCCAGCGCGAGGTGCGCTTCGGTGCCATCAAGGCGCTCGAAGTGATACGCGCGAGCCAGGCGTGCCCGCACCTGGTGTCCCTGCTCAACGACCCGGTGGAAGAGATCCGGGGCCAGGCCGCGCGGGTGCTGGCAGCAATGCGTCACCACGATGCCGTGCCCAATCTGGCGCGGGCGCTCAACGATCCCGCGCAATCGGTGCGCATGGAGGCGGCGACGGCGCTGGCGACCTTCGGGGGGCCGGAGGGGGTGCAAGGTCTGCTGGAGTTCTTGCGGCGCTGCAGCGAGGACCTGTCCTTCGAGGTTGCGGATCAAGGCTTCCTGACCGCGGTGGCCGCCATGCCCGATCTGCCGGCAGCGGGCTACCAGGGGGTGCTCGAGGGCGACAACCAGCCGTTCGCGGTAAGCATGGCCCTCGCCCTGGAGGACGCCGGTACCGTCAACCGCTGGCTGCAATCCATTCCCGAGGCGGCGGCCGATGAGCGCCGGACGCTGATGTCGCTGCTGGAGGCGGTGGCGCGGCTCGGGGTGAGGGAGCCGTTCATGGAGGGGCTCAGCCTTCCCGACCCGGAGCTGCGCGGGTTGAGCGCGTGGTTGCTGGGCGTGTGCCGCCACGGGGAGGCGGTGGGAGCGCTCACCGGACTGCTATCGGACACATCGGCGCTGGTGCGGCGGCGAGCCGTGGAGGCGCTGGGCGAGATCAGGGATCCGGCCTGCGCGGGCGCGCTGTCGGCCGCGCTGGGAGACCCGGATCGGGAGGTACGGGCGGCGGCGGTGGCCGCGCTGGCGGACATGGTCGAGACCGGCGCCATCAGCCCGTCGGCGCAGACCACCGACATCATGCTGGCTGCGGAGGCCGAGCAGCATCAGCTCCCGGCGCCGCGGCAGGCGGCCTTGCCCGACCCCCGGCGCAGCAGCTACAGCCTGCCCGCGCGCGTGACTGATGTCCTGGGTGGCCTGGCCCGGATCAGCACGGACGCCGCGCAGATGGGAGTAGACAACGTCCTTAGCGGGGCGTCGGCCCTGGTGCGTGCACTCCACGACCCGGCGGAGAACGTCCGCACCCAGGTGAGCGAGGCCCTGGGGCGATTGGGAATTGACTCCGCGGCTCACGATCTGCTCGACCGCGCTTTGCACGATGACAGCCCCGTGGTGCGCAGCAGCGCCGCGCGCAGCCTGGGCAAGCTCAATGCCTCGGAGGTCGCGCCGGCCCTCATCAAGAGCTTGCAGCACGACGATCCCGACCTGCGTCGGCGCGCAGCCGAAGCCCTGGGCGAGCTCGGCGATCCGCTGGCGGGACCGGCGCTGGTGGCCGCGCTCGAGGACGCGTCGCCGCCCGTGCGTCAGAAAGCCGCACGTTCGCTGTGGCAAATCGCCGACTCCTCGCTGGTCGAGTCCCTGCGCGAGCACCTGCACAATCCGGATCCGAAGATTCGCTGCGCCGTCACCGGGGCGCTGGGCAGACTGCGCGCGCTGCACGCGCTCGAGGCGATCGCCGGCCGTCTGGAGGACCCGAGCAAGTACGTGCGCGCGAGCGCCCTCGGGGCCCTGGCCGCTGTTGGTGCTGAGGCTCGTCACCTGCAGCCGCGCATCGCCGGCAGGTTGGCGGACAGCGACCCATTCGTGCGGGCGCGCGCGGCCCAGGCCTTGGCGGAGATCGGCGAGCCGGGGGACGAGCAAACGCGCATGCTTCTGGCCGCCCTGGACGACGGCGCCGAGGAGGTGCGTCGCACCGCGCGTGCCAGCTTGCTCCAGCTCGCCAATGCAGGCGCGGTGGGGGGGATGGTCCAGGCGCTGGGGGACGATCATCACCGGGAGCGAGTGCGCAGCATTTTCCTGCAGACCGACCTGGCGGTGATGCGGTCGCTGCTGACGACCGCGCGCCAGGCCGGCGATGAGGTGGGGCCGGCGCTATTGGGCATCGTTGCCGACGCGCTGCGGGAGCGGGGATCGATCGAGGACTATCGCCGCGACCTCATGTCGCTGGATCCCACGGTGCGCCTGGCGGGGCTCGAGGCGCTGGCCCTGCTGCGGACATCGGAGGCGATTGATCACATCACCTCCGTGCTGTTCAGCGATCCGCTGCCGGCGCTGCGGGAGAAGGCGGCGCTCATCCTGGCGGAAACCGACGATCCCGCGGCCCTGGCCGCGCTCAAGCGCGCGCGCGACATCATCCCGCAGCGCGAGCAGAGCGCCGCGGGGCGCTCGTGGCCGGGCGCCGGCAGCGCCTAGCGCTCTGAGCCCAACTCGCCTTCGCGGCTGGGGCGGCAGAGCATTACCGCGCAGGTTGCACGCCGCAGCACGGTCTCGAGATCGGGGCTGATGCACCGCCCCGCCGGGGTACGATCAACGACATCCGGCGCCAGCAGGGCGAGCAGATCCACCCCCCGCACTCTCGCCTCCGATACCACCACCGCCCCCAGCGCGCGCGCGTAGCGCACCGCCGAGGCCGCCTTGACTCCGCGGCTGTCGGCCAGTCTCTCCGCCCGGGCTACGAGGTCGTCGGTCTCAGCATCCTTGCCCGGCTCGTAGCGC is a window from the Armatimonadota bacterium genome containing:
- a CDS encoding VWA domain-containing protein, translating into MSNGIDINITPERAAVGAASGEDRQMHLLVKLLPSAAPERRVPIDICFVLDCSGTMRRFQLSPEEIARWSDLARSRGELRMVTADRREGAIFTGRTLQELQSAATRPLVTAARAIKRVVGALGDSDSASVVAFADRANTVYDGVRGLDKGQMFEVINELLTDSTAFELGDGTRMAQAVELAAKQVERSSQPGAVARVIIMTDGIVHDPSDTLARIEALRTLGAGITTIGIGLDFDEEYLTRIADRSGGQYYYAEDPAELGEHLSAELARLQATAAQEVTVGLKGERDAVVVDLYQVQPAIKGFDEIVTEQGWTRVKLGELPGGEVSAVLAELGLPELPDGSQQVATLEVSWRPLGSQQRKTERREVRLPYRKSLTPAVQDPEVVRLIDRVAVYKAERDAQWAQQDGDVEQATRRLREATHLLKKMGEEALAANFERQAEDLEKRAPEDRSRTKRLKAATRRLGA
- a CDS encoding serine/threonine-protein kinase, translating into MPTRRRYRDELALTPGQALPESGRYRIERLIGGGTFALVYLATRDDGVKVALKEYRIPADPRQKGDFQHLYQQEREVLRRMGSHPLVPDYLDDFAFDDRAYLVQEYVEGPTLAEILERDPHLPETQVIRWALKLCEAAVYLHEHGIIHHDLKPDNIKLAATGDPVILDMGSAHVPGDRQSDFYGSDGYMAPEIRDMLARGDLEAHRRIDVFALGCVLYEMLLGRRPTQDDIDGQSGRLVGPLLRELSDIHPGLVSVLIRAMSFDRNYRYQNAREMLEDLRTKGPPALELNPPAVDFDEVSGRGHERRVVTLTNRGAQRLEGKARVRAEWLRLTAPDTAEEREVAFVGDEVPLTVIAYPDRIGERGVELHADLEITYQMGRVTVPCAIAVVPQAATLQVSQASLYVNLQVGRRQQAHLGVRNIGEQGADVACFVTGAQGIEVTPRQLHLEPSDSADLVVKVDAQVLPKGSHAARIGFRAADGHEAQVDVQVDVFGGIYDSLRARVAARGKRTK
- a CDS encoding FHA domain-containing protein, with protein sequence MPADPGMAAAAAPATPSSATPPPTGPRLEIAVGGLGGFCALEREVVTIGRSDPAAGLRPDVDLSMDSAVSRRHAEIRRGAGGYRIIDLGSTNGTIVNGRQIPRQQEMPLADGDEIRLGENCKLTVRLQ
- a CDS encoding tetratricopeptide repeat protein; translation: MADGPVDKLTAHIVHNYRVTGEIGRDAMSRLFQATSPSLGASVIIQVIPGELARDLDFPDRFHSRMRKAGGLAHRGILHVNHFAHDEPNFYVVLDYFDGRPLARMIEERGPLPAPEVLALLGQALEALDHAHKNGIAHGALHPGGILVADGGELRLTGFGIAKAIDPLSMLVEAPGNPYPYKSPEQGMGLPVDARSDLYSLGLIMWQALVGGMPAGTEVPPPSAANGNVPAAVDDVIMRMLAARPRDRFRTARQVAIALSGVLRERGEARGRARPDARAPAAREQPAPEPAVSPAVGAGAEAARAADAGIQAHKHGNTEDAVRLLEEAAEAMPGSVRVIGHLGAAYYAARRYADAENAFRRALKLGPDRTTLRYNLGNALLAQGKVADAKAQFEQAWNQDPKCTAALLMLVAMEGASPK
- a CDS encoding HEAT repeat domain-containing protein; translated protein: MPLHVLARLGRLWRGRSDDLADSLEGGDRIAQLHALRGLGFLSARRRRQLEPSLLRLLATAEEEVRREARRAMRGLYSLEQVQQRIEHGAPEQRAAALRDEATIPLLFREAAGSDAVVRDAAVAELVAIGGEQVVCGAIEALQVDDPGMHGAAVEVLRAMGEAASSLLVRALGAPQREVRFGAIKALEVIRASQACPHLVSLLNDPVEEIRGQAARVLAAMRHHDAVPNLARALNDPAQSVRMEAATALATFGGPEGVQGLLEFLRRCSEDLSFEVADQGFLTAVAAMPDLPAAGYQGVLEGDNQPFAVSMALALEDAGTVNRWLQSIPEAAADERRTLMSLLEAVARLGVREPFMEGLSLPDPELRGLSAWLLGVCRHGEAVGALTGLLSDTSALVRRRAVEALGEIRDPACAGALSAALGDPDREVRAAAVAALADMVETGAISPSAQTTDIMLAAEAEQHQLPAPRQAALPDPRRSSYSLPARVTDVLGGLARISTDAAQMGVDNVLSGASALVRALHDPAENVRTQVSEALGRLGIDSAAHDLLDRALHDDSPVVRSSAARSLGKLNASEVAPALIKSLQHDDPDLRRRAAEALGELGDPLAGPALVAALEDASPPVRQKAARSLWQIADSSLVESLREHLHNPDPKIRCAVTGALGRLRALHALEAIAGRLEDPSKYVRASALGALAAVGAEARHLQPRIAGRLADSDPFVRARAAQALAEIGEPGDEQTRMLLAALDDGAEEVRRTARASLLQLANAGAVGGMVQALGDDHHRERVRSIFLQTDLAVMRSLLTTARQAGDEVGPALLGIVADALRERGSIEDYRRDLMSLDPTVRLAGLEALALLRTSEAIDHITSVLFSDPLPALREKAALILAETDDPAALAALKRARDIIPQREQSAAGRSWPGAGSA
- a CDS encoding universal stress protein, which translates into the protein MPYAHAMTVYDGTPAADDVLDMVCRIVRPHRAQLTILHVKLVPLKEPLPRYEPGKDAETDDLVARAERLADSRGVKAASAVRYARALGAVVVSEARVRGVDLLALLAPDVVDRTPAGRCISPDLETVLRRATCAVMLCRPSREGELGSER